From the genome of Sphingobacterium sp. UGAL515B_05:
TTAGCATCGTTTGCACCGTTCATGTCCGATAATATTACCCATCCGTTTATTATTGATCTGGTAAAGAGTGGATTCGAAGAATTTGTTCAAGCTTCGATTTTGACCTATCCGGACTATAATAAATATGCCTGTCACTTTGTAGGCTCTATTGCTTATAGTTTTGATTTAATTTTACGGGAAGTCTGTGAAGCACATCAGATAAAGGTAGGTACCATTTTAAAATCTCCTATCAACGAGCTTTTTGATGCGGTACTGGAAAGAGAGAGTAATTCATTGTTAAGTCTTTAAAATAATTAGATATGATTATTGCAACTATTATGGTGTATATGTCAATGTTATTTGGCAATCCCAATTTTTATGATTTTAAGTTTACGACACTTGATGGGCAAGAAGTGAAAATGTCCGATTTCAAGGGAAAGAAAATATTGATCGTGAATACTGCCTCAAAATGTGGTTTCACAAAACAGTACAAAGATCTGGAGGAATTGCACAAAACCTTTGGCGATAAGCTCGTCATTATTGGCTTTCCGGCAAATAATTTTGGACAACAGGAACCGGGTTCAAATGCGCAGATTCAAGAGTTTTGTGAACAAAATTATGGTGTTGATTTT
Proteins encoded in this window:
- a CDS encoding glutathione peroxidase, producing MIIATIMVYMSMLFGNPNFYDFKFTTLDGQEVKMSDFKGKKILIVNTASKCGFTKQYKDLEELHKTFGDKLVIIGFPANNFGQQEPGSNAQIQEFCEQNYGVDFLMAEKVDVKGDQISPLFKYLTAQENPDFKGEIKWNFEKFLIDENGKLVHRFRSATNPLDPAIVNWVENKK